A single region of the Borrelia hermsii DAH genome encodes:
- the fliD gene encoding flagellar filament capping protein FliD, producing the protein MSSGFFVPGVDSKYNTKEIRESMLKPDKAKIDSSVKKLEGLEQEKRAWQMINKKISTLNSLARQITSINSPFNHMSGNSSNDDVISVSARYGAKNETYKIDINQVAGSDVFLSANFKQKEINIPTGDYVFLVGNKEIKIRNNGDIESLVKDINNRGKGFLSAKIVKSDSAGNSRLILRSLKEGADNKLIMKDNALKLAKQIGILSELTTNFSPNLTEIIDSQQNSGNRISLDKNDLVLEPLSEIAISIPDNIEISNRSKIKFEIKYYDTDDKGILNEIVFNPGEATFEGAKVEGEDSIINLEPDHKLPLKEKKYIQMNMIKIQSGTDSLELPPINVTSDFEKVEVEIGSLLDLKEINIENKVNNKVFVVRNIEIFDPKNRDGYLPINAKSFAENAKVKFDGVDVERDSNIINDLIPNVTLNLKQASDDTVVVRVEPDYEGIKKLLLDFLIAYNEVLAEINIVSLNESSLEGQKSDLLEEWSYLSEEEKEEAYKNLGILRSELALQNLKSRLESIMFNSYRTNDPNFSIINQIGVFTNSISSSGGLSRYLKLDEKKFNEIIQSNISSVKELFAVDFNDDRIYDDGLAKMIGDYLSLLISAGGFVYNKIRSYDLRIPNQKNVVEDYRKKYEERENKVEGELNTLDFTVKRMKEQEEILKSLNLQRQNR; encoded by the coding sequence ATGTCTTCTGGATTTTTTGTTCCAGGTGTGGATAGTAAATATAATACTAAAGAAATCCGTGAGTCGATGCTAAAGCCTGATAAGGCCAAAATAGATTCATCTGTCAAAAAGCTTGAAGGCTTAGAGCAAGAGAAACGTGCTTGGCAAATGATTAATAAAAAAATCTCTACTCTAAATTCACTTGCAAGGCAAATTACATCTATTAATAGTCCTTTTAATCATATGTCAGGTAATTCTAGCAATGATGATGTTATCTCTGTATCTGCTCGTTATGGAGCTAAAAATGAAACTTATAAAATTGATATTAATCAAGTAGCGGGTTCCGATGTTTTTTTGTCTGCGAATTTTAAACAAAAGGAAATTAATATTCCTACAGGCGATTATGTATTTTTAGTTGGGAATAAAGAAATTAAGATTAGGAATAATGGAGATATTGAGTCTCTTGTAAAGGATATTAATAATAGAGGCAAGGGGTTTTTGTCTGCTAAAATTGTAAAGAGTGATAGTGCAGGAAATAGTAGATTGATTTTGAGGTCTTTAAAGGAGGGAGCGGATAATAAACTTATTATGAAAGATAATGCTTTAAAGCTTGCTAAACAGATAGGTATTTTAAGTGAACTTACAACAAATTTTAGTCCGAATTTAACAGAAATTATTGATAGTCAGCAAAATAGTGGTAATAGGATTTCTCTTGATAAGAATGATCTTGTGTTAGAACCTCTCTCAGAGATTGCAATAAGTATTCCAGATAATATTGAGATTAGTAATAGAAGTAAAATTAAATTTGAAATTAAATATTATGATACGGATGATAAGGGTATTTTAAACGAAATTGTTTTTAATCCTGGAGAGGCTACATTTGAGGGTGCTAAGGTTGAAGGTGAGGATAGCATAATTAATCTTGAGCCTGATCATAAGCTTCCTTTGAAAGAAAAGAAGTATATTCAGATGAATATGATTAAAATTCAGAGTGGTACGGATTCCTTGGAATTGCCACCAATAAATGTTACGAGTGATTTTGAGAAAGTTGAGGTTGAAATTGGTTCACTTTTGGATTTAAAAGAGATCAATATCGAAAATAAAGTTAATAATAAAGTTTTTGTTGTTCGCAATATTGAGATTTTTGATCCAAAGAATAGAGATGGTTACTTGCCAATAAATGCCAAGAGCTTTGCAGAAAATGCAAAGGTGAAGTTTGATGGAGTTGATGTTGAGCGTGATTCGAATATTATTAATGATTTAATTCCTAATGTTACATTGAATTTAAAACAAGCATCAGATGATACTGTTGTTGTTCGAGTTGAGCCTGATTATGAGGGGATTAAAAAACTTTTATTAGATTTTTTGATAGCTTATAATGAGGTTCTTGCTGAGATTAATATTGTAAGTTTAAATGAGAGTAGTTTGGAAGGTCAAAAATCAGATCTCCTGGAAGAATGGTCCTATTTAAGTGAGGAAGAAAAAGAAGAAGCTTATAAAAATTTAGGAATCCTTAGATCTGAGCTTGCATTACAAAATCTTAAATCAAGATTAGAATCAATCATGTTTAATTCTTATAGGACGAATGATCCTAATTTTTCAATTATTAATCAAATAGGGGTATTTACTAATTCTATCTCGTCATCAGGAGGGCTTTCGCGTTATTTGAAGCTTGATGAGAAGAAATTTAATGAAATAATACAAAGCAATATTAGTTCAGTTAAGGAACTTTTTGCAGTTGATTTTAATGATGACCGGATTTATGATGATGGACTTGCTAAGATGATTGGCGATTATCTATCTCTTTTGATAAGTGCTGGAGGATTTGTTTATAATAAGATTAGAAGTTATGATCTAAGAATTCCTAATCAGAAAAATGTGGTTGAAGATTATAGAAAGAAGTATGAGGAAAGGGAGAATAAGGTTGAAGGAGAACTTAATACTTTGGATTTCACTGTAAAGCGGATGAAGGAACAAGAGGAAATCCTTAAATCTTTGAATTTACAGCGACAAAACAGGTAA
- a CDS encoding glycine betaine ABC transporter substrate-binding protein: MKGLLISVFISFILTLFSCDKDDNFKDSGDLQRLRSVKIAYVNWIGETVATNIMKVVFERIGYNVEILPVTASIMYQYLASGQVDGMVSAWIPTADKFYYEKFKDKFVDLGANYEGTLQGFVVPSYVKISSIAELKGRGAKFKNRMVGIDAGAGTQLSVEETLKHYGLDKEYELISSSESVMLASLESAIKRHEWILVPLWKPHWAFTKYDIKFLDDPLLSMGGPENIHSLVRIGLKEADPDAYYLFDNFYWGDDLLLPLIEKNYKEPGQEYRNAVEFVDTHKEYVKNWVPDRYKDLFN; encoded by the coding sequence ATGAAAGGTTTATTGATATCTGTTTTTATAAGTTTTATTTTAACTTTGTTTTCTTGTGATAAGGATGATAATTTTAAAGATAGTGGTGACTTACAAAGACTAAGATCAGTCAAGATTGCATATGTTAATTGGATAGGAGAAACGGTTGCTACTAATATTATGAAAGTTGTTTTTGAGAGAATAGGATATAATGTAGAAATATTGCCTGTAACAGCATCTATAATGTATCAGTATTTGGCATCAGGACAGGTAGATGGTATGGTATCTGCATGGATTCCTACGGCTGATAAATTTTATTATGAAAAATTTAAAGATAAGTTTGTTGATCTTGGTGCTAATTATGAGGGAACATTACAAGGATTTGTGGTGCCAAGTTATGTTAAAATTTCAAGCATTGCTGAACTTAAGGGTAGAGGAGCTAAGTTTAAAAATAGAATGGTAGGAATAGATGCTGGAGCGGGTACGCAACTTTCTGTAGAAGAAACCCTAAAGCATTATGGATTAGATAAAGAATATGAACTCATATCTTCAAGTGAGAGCGTAATGCTTGCAAGTTTAGAATCTGCCATTAAGAGGCATGAGTGGATCTTAGTTCCTTTATGGAAGCCCCATTGGGCATTTACCAAATATGATATTAAATTTTTAGATGATCCCTTGTTGTCAATGGGAGGGCCTGAGAATATTCATTCTCTTGTTAGGATTGGGCTTAAAGAGGCTGATCCTGATGCTTATTATTTATTTGATAATTTTTATTGGGGTGATGACTTGTTATTACCTTTAATAGAAAAAAATTATAAGGAGCCGGGACAGGAATATAGAAATGCTGTTGAATTTGTTGATACTCATAAAGAGTATGTCAAAAATTGGGTTCCAGATAGATACAAAGATTTATTTAATTAA
- a CDS encoding superoxide dismutase — MFKLPELGYAYDALEPYIDAKTMEIHHNKHHNAYTVNLNSVLEKTEINYSKDIESILKNIQRFPKEFQTAIRNNAGGYSNHILYFRILKPGNKDNILENFEEHVNSTFGSLGNLKMVLKDSAMSIFGSGWAWLVLHANRELQVISRPNQDSPLMEDYKPILGIDVWEHAYYLKYQNRRTEYIDAFFKALNWEEVSRVYNEIIE, encoded by the coding sequence GTGTTTAAGTTGCCAGAACTTGGTTATGCTTATGATGCTTTAGAGCCGTATATTGATGCTAAGACAATGGAAATTCACCATAATAAACATCATAATGCATATACTGTGAATTTAAATTCTGTTCTTGAGAAGACAGAAATAAATTATTCTAAAGATATTGAGAGTATATTAAAAAATATTCAAAGGTTTCCCAAGGAGTTTCAGACAGCTATTAGAAATAATGCTGGCGGATATTCTAATCATATTTTGTATTTTAGGATTTTAAAGCCCGGGAATAAAGATAATATTTTAGAAAATTTTGAAGAGCATGTGAATTCTACTTTTGGTAGTCTTGGTAATCTTAAGATGGTATTAAAGGATTCAGCTATGAGTATTTTTGGAAGTGGTTGGGCTTGGCTAGTTCTTCATGCAAATAGAGAATTGCAAGTAATATCAAGGCCAAATCAGGACAGTCCTTTAATGGAGGACTATAAACCCATTTTGGGTATTGATGTTTGGGAACATGCTTATTATCTTAAATATCAAAATAGAAGGACTGAATATATTGATGCGTTCTTTAAGGCTTTAAATTGGGAAGAGGTTTCGAGAGTTTATAATGAAATCATAGAATAA
- a CDS encoding quaternary amine ABC transporter ATP-binding protein, whose amino-acid sequence MYKVSVKVRNLYKTFSYNKNKKQIVKAIKSYENGKDRADIYKESSVFIANANISLDVYENEILVIMGMSGCGKSTFVRCLNGIHKIDSGSILVDNIEMNDINQKDLSALRKDKFAMVFQNFGLFPHMNVLRNVTYGLEVKNVPKKIRIQKAIDILKLVGLEDYKYKYINELSGGMKQRVGIARALVVNPDILLMDEAFSALDPLIRGEMQGELLRLVDKLKKTVVFITHDLIEAFKLGNRIAFMKDGEIVQVGRPLEILRDPRTDFIANFIKNLPVLNILKIKDIVKMDFALGAAADKFNVIIEKENDSFSLYDVSINKRYSNLVSLNLGLDDEIKSVVKYLNKLDYLLVKGEQGNVIGYIDLGEIAGLLAR is encoded by the coding sequence TTGTACAAGGTTAGTGTTAAAGTCAGGAACCTTTATAAAACATTTTCTTATAATAAAAATAAAAAACAAATAGTTAAGGCTATAAAGAGTTATGAGAATGGTAAAGATAGGGCTGACATTTACAAGGAATCTTCTGTTTTTATTGCAAATGCAAATATCAGTCTTGATGTTTATGAAAATGAAATTTTAGTTATTATGGGTATGTCAGGTTGTGGCAAATCTACTTTTGTTAGATGTTTGAATGGTATACACAAAATCGATTCTGGGTCTATTTTGGTGGATAATATTGAAATGAATGATATTAATCAAAAGGATCTCTCTGCTTTAAGGAAAGATAAATTTGCCATGGTTTTTCAGAATTTTGGACTTTTCCCACATATGAATGTTTTAAGGAATGTGACTTATGGACTTGAGGTTAAGAATGTCCCTAAAAAAATTAGGATTCAAAAAGCTATTGATATTTTAAAACTTGTGGGTCTTGAAGATTATAAATATAAATATATAAATGAGCTTTCAGGTGGAATGAAACAGAGAGTAGGTATAGCGCGAGCTTTGGTAGTGAATCCCGATATCCTTTTAATGGATGAGGCTTTTTCAGCTCTTGATCCTTTAATTAGAGGAGAAATGCAAGGTGAGCTTTTAAGGTTGGTAGATAAATTAAAAAAGACAGTTGTATTTATTACTCATGATTTAATTGAAGCTTTTAAATTGGGCAATAGAATTGCTTTTATGAAAGATGGTGAGATTGTGCAGGTGGGTAGGCCCTTAGAAATATTAAGGGATCCTAGAACAGATTTTATAGCTAATTTTATTAAGAATCTTCCTGTTTTAAATATTTTAAAAATTAAGGATATTGTTAAAATGGATTTTGCTCTTGGTGCTGCTGCTGATAAATTTAATGTTATTATTGAAAAAGAGAATGATAGTTTTAGTTTGTATGATGTATCTATTAATAAAAGGTATAGTAATCTTGTTTCTTTAAATTTAGGTTTAGATGATGAGATTAAAAGTGTTGTTAAGTATTTAAATAAATTGGATTATTTGCTTGTGAAAGGAGAACAAGGCAATGTTATTGGATACATTGATTTAGGAGAGATTGCTGGCTTATTGGCGAGATAG
- the yidD gene encoding membrane protein insertion efficiency factor YidD encodes MFNLIFILLTKIYQKTFSKIIGFSCIYEPSCSNYALKCLRKYNIITALILIALRLLRCNALFKGGSESLPTKKPILNSLKEFRQRLIK; translated from the coding sequence ATGTTCAATTTGATATTTATCTTACTCACCAAAATATACCAAAAAACTTTTTCTAAAATCATTGGGTTCAGCTGCATATATGAACCTAGCTGTTCAAATTACGCACTAAAATGTCTAAGAAAATATAATATCATAACAGCTCTTATTTTAATTGCGTTAAGACTACTCAGATGCAATGCACTATTTAAAGGAGGTTCTGAATCACTGCCAACCAAAAAGCCTATACTAAACTCATTAAAAGAATTTAGACAAAGATTAATTAAATAA
- a CDS encoding ABC transporter permease, with the protein MSRDFIVANIDKAFDFLVDNFSNSNGIGFAKIVIFFYDNLKKLFLLINPVLFIIIICVLSFLFLKKRLALLIMLGFCFILYFNLWEVSMDTISIIFVSVFFSVIWGILIGILGGYYLKFYVFLKPLLDLMQAMPPFIYLIPAIPFFGMGTSSAIFATIIFAMPPVIRYTRLGIIQVPGEVIEAAKSFGSSNIRILFQIQLPLALQSIIEGINQSIMMAISMIVIAAMVGSSGLGRTVIYSVERLHFGEGLISGLAVVVIAIILDRIMQAIFIKFSYLNTDNYGGKKENKFKRFLEMYNK; encoded by the coding sequence ATGAGTAGAGATTTTATAGTTGCTAATATAGATAAGGCTTTTGATTTTTTAGTTGATAATTTTTCAAATTCTAATGGTATAGGGTTTGCAAAAATTGTAATTTTTTTTTACGATAATTTGAAAAAATTGTTTCTTTTAATTAATCCTGTTCTTTTTATTATCATAATTTGTGTTTTAAGCTTTTTATTTTTAAAGAAAAGATTGGCACTTTTGATTATGTTAGGATTTTGCTTTATTTTGTATTTTAATCTTTGGGAAGTTTCAATGGATACGATATCAATTATTTTTGTGTCTGTATTCTTTTCGGTAATTTGGGGAATTTTAATAGGTATTCTAGGTGGATATTATTTAAAATTTTATGTATTTTTAAAACCATTGCTTGATTTGATGCAAGCAATGCCCCCTTTTATTTATTTAATACCAGCTATACCTTTTTTTGGTATGGGCACATCTTCAGCTATTTTTGCTACAATAATTTTTGCGATGCCTCCGGTTATTAGATATACAAGACTCGGAATTATTCAAGTTCCAGGTGAGGTAATTGAGGCTGCTAAGTCTTTTGGAAGTAGTAATATTCGTATTCTTTTCCAGATCCAGTTGCCATTAGCTCTTCAAAGCATAATAGAGGGAATTAATCAGTCAATAATGATGGCAATATCTATGATAGTGATAGCGGCAATGGTTGGCTCGTCAGGGCTTGGCAGGACTGTAATATATTCTGTTGAAAGATTACATTTTGGCGAGGGTTTAATATCTGGGTTAGCTGTTGTGGTAATAGCTATTATTTTAGATAGAATCATGCAAGCTATTTTTATTAAATTTAGCTATTTAAATACTGATAATTATGGAGGGAAAAAAGAAAATAAGTTCAAAAGATTTTTGGAAATGTATAATAAATAA
- a CDS encoding flagellin produces the protein MIINHNTSAINASRNNSINATNLSKTQEKLSSGHRINRASDDAAGMGVAGKINAQIRGLSQASRNTSKAINFIQTTEGNLNEVERVLVRMKELAVQSGNGTYSDADRGSIQIEIEQLTDEINRIADQAQYNQMHMLSNKSAAQNVKTAEELGMQPAKINTPASLAGSQASWTLRVHVGANQDEAIAVNIYASNVANLFAGEGAQAAPVQEIGQQEEGQAAPAPAAAPAQGGVNSPINVTTAVDANMSLAKIEGAIRMVSDQRANLGAFQNRLESIKDSTEYAIENLKASYAQIKDATMTDEVVASTTHSILTQSAMAMIAQANQVPQYVLSLLR, from the coding sequence ATGATCATAAATCATAATACGTCAGCTATAAATGCTTCAAGAAATAATAGCATTAATGCTACTAATCTTAGCAAAACTCAAGAAAAACTTTCTAGTGGGCATAGAATTAATCGTGCATCTGATGATGCTGCTGGTATGGGCGTTGCTGGAAAAATTAATGCTCAAATTAGAGGGTTGTCTCAGGCTTCTAGAAATACTTCAAAGGCTATAAATTTTATTCAAACAACAGAAGGAAATTTAAATGAAGTAGAGAGAGTATTAGTAAGAATGAAAGAACTTGCTGTTCAATCTGGTAATGGTACATATTCAGATGCAGACAGAGGTTCTATTCAAATTGAAATTGAGCAACTTACAGATGAAATCAACAGAATTGCTGATCAGGCTCAATACAACCAAATGCATATGTTGTCCAACAAGTCAGCTGCTCAAAATGTAAAAACAGCTGAAGAGCTTGGAATGCAACCCGCAAAAATTAACACACCAGCATCACTAGCTGGATCACAAGCTTCATGGACATTGAGAGTACATGTGGGCGCAAATCAGGATGAGGCAATTGCTGTTAATATTTATGCATCTAATGTTGCAAATCTTTTTGCAGGTGAAGGCGCTCAGGCTGCTCCAGTGCAAGAGATAGGACAGCAAGAGGAAGGTCAAGCAGCTCCAGCTCCAGCAGCAGCTCCAGCTCAAGGTGGAGTTAATTCCCCAATTAATGTTACAACCGCTGTTGATGCTAATATGTCACTTGCAAAGATAGAGGGTGCTATTAGGATGGTAAGTGATCAAAGAGCAAATCTTGGTGCTTTCCAAAACAGACTTGAGTCTATTAAGGATAGTACAGAATATGCTATTGAAAACTTGAAAGCATCATATGCTCAAATTAAAGATGCAACAATGACAGATGAAGTTGTAGCATCAACAACTCACAGTATTTTGACACAATCTGCAATGGCTATGATTGCACAAGCAAATCAAGTACCTCAATATGTATTATCATTGCTTAGATAA
- the nagA gene encoding N-acetylglucosamine-6-phosphate deacetylase, whose protein sequence is MPNFCLFNAKSVLTGNDKIDNSAVLIKDSKIFDIVTADRLEKIDLQNYEMIDVKGNYITPGLYDNHIHGFHGYGTDQCSTNSIIKMSQHLAEYGVVGFLPTLYPRPTEEMIATIKACTEAIGKEKGAKILGLHLEGPFFSPEKKGAHPISYLQKPSIEIMKKFIDAAGGTFTDSFGRKRTNIATMTVAPELKGMRELAMFCMENNITLQAGHTNAKYENMIEGFQVGILHTTHFFNAMSKLDHRNPNAIGAVLIHGDVSCELIADGHHIHPKLVLMLRKLKDISKLVLVTDGLTPTLQPSGKLIANGEEVYLKNDGLFHIVENDTIAGSASTMIQGIKNLVEFGYSLSDAIQASSYNPVRIINLEKKGSICHGYDANINVLDKDLNLKLTMIESKIIFNRL, encoded by the coding sequence ATGCCAAATTTTTGCTTGTTTAATGCAAAATCTGTACTGACAGGAAATGATAAAATAGATAATTCAGCTGTCCTTATTAAGGATAGTAAAATTTTTGATATCGTAACAGCCGATAGGCTTGAAAAAATTGACTTACAAAACTATGAAATGATTGATGTTAAGGGCAACTATATAACACCTGGTCTTTATGATAATCACATACATGGATTTCACGGCTATGGAACTGATCAATGCTCAACAAACTCAATAATTAAAATGTCACAACATTTAGCAGAGTACGGAGTAGTAGGTTTTCTACCAACACTTTACCCACGTCCAACCGAAGAAATGATCGCAACAATCAAAGCATGCACCGAAGCAATAGGCAAAGAAAAGGGCGCAAAAATTTTAGGACTTCATCTTGAAGGCCCATTTTTCTCTCCTGAAAAAAAAGGTGCACATCCTATCTCTTATCTTCAAAAACCAAGCATTGAAATCATGAAAAAATTCATAGATGCAGCAGGGGGTACTTTTACAGATTCTTTTGGAAGAAAAAGAACAAACATTGCAACAATGACAGTTGCACCTGAGCTTAAAGGTATGAGAGAGCTTGCAATGTTTTGCATGGAAAATAATATCACACTTCAAGCAGGTCATACCAATGCAAAATATGAAAATATGATTGAAGGTTTCCAAGTAGGCATACTTCACACAACTCATTTTTTCAATGCAATGTCAAAACTTGATCACAGAAATCCAAATGCAATAGGAGCGGTTTTAATTCATGGGGATGTATCTTGTGAACTTATTGCTGATGGGCATCATATTCATCCAAAACTTGTCTTAATGCTTAGAAAACTTAAAGACATAAGCAAATTAGTGCTTGTAACTGATGGATTAACCCCAACACTACAACCCTCTGGAAAATTAATAGCTAACGGAGAAGAGGTATATCTTAAAAATGACGGATTATTTCACATTGTAGAAAACGATACAATAGCAGGCTCAGCTAGCACAATGATACAAGGCATTAAAAATCTAGTAGAATTTGGATATAGTTTAAGCGATGCCATTCAAGCAAGTTCGTACAATCCAGTAAGAATAATTAATCTTGAAAAAAAAGGATCCATATGTCATGGTTATGATGCAAATATAAATGTCCTTGATAAGGATTTAAATTTAAAATTAACAATGATAGAATCAAAAATAATTTTTAACAGACTTTGA
- the nagB gene encoding glucosamine-6-phosphate deaminase: MRLIIRTNYNDISKWAANHVAMRIKEFSPTKEKPFILGLPTGSSPIGMYKNLIEMNKIGKISFENVVTFNMDEYVGLDKNHPESYNSFMWNNFFSHIDIKKENVHMLNGNAINLTNECTEYENKIKSYGGIMLFVGGIGPDGHIAFNEPGSSLKSRTRLKTLTQDTIIANSRFFENDINKVPKSALTVGVGTIMDSKEVMIIVNGHNKARALRHAIEKGVNHMWTISTLQLHKNAIIVSDEAATYELKVGTVKYFNDIEKDNFNNDI; the protein is encoded by the coding sequence ATGAGATTAATCATTAGAACTAACTATAATGACATTTCAAAATGGGCTGCTAATCATGTTGCCATGAGAATAAAAGAATTCTCACCAACAAAAGAAAAACCATTTATCTTAGGACTTCCAACAGGTAGCTCACCAATTGGGATGTATAAAAATTTAATCGAAATGAATAAAATTGGAAAAATCTCATTTGAAAATGTAGTCACATTTAATATGGATGAATACGTAGGATTAGATAAAAATCATCCTGAAAGCTATAACTCATTTATGTGGAACAATTTTTTCTCACATATAGATATCAAAAAAGAAAATGTACATATGTTAAATGGCAATGCTATTAATCTTACAAATGAATGCACAGAATACGAGAATAAAATTAAATCTTACGGTGGCATCATGCTCTTTGTGGGGGGAATTGGACCTGATGGTCATATTGCCTTTAATGAACCTGGGTCATCACTGAAATCAAGAACAAGACTTAAAACTCTAACTCAAGATACAATTATTGCAAATTCAAGATTTTTTGAAAATGATATTAATAAAGTTCCCAAAAGTGCCCTAACAGTAGGAGTAGGAACAATTATGGATTCAAAAGAAGTGATGATTATAGTAAATGGACACAATAAAGCAAGAGCACTAAGACACGCTATTGAAAAAGGAGTGAATCATATGTGGACAATTAGCACGCTGCAGTTACATAAAAATGCAATTATAGTATCAGATGAAGCTGCAACATATGAACTAAAAGTCGGAACAGTAAAGTATTTCAATGATATTGAAAAAGATAATTTTAATAACGATATATAA